GAATAAAAAGCGGGACTGCTCCAAATTTCGCGGCAGAAAATATGCCCACCGCGGCCTGCACGGCGACGGCATTCCCGAGAATTCACTTTCGGCATTCAAGGCTGCAAAGGAAGCCAACCTCGGTGTCGAGCTCGATGTCCAGTTCACAAAGGACAAGCAGATCGTCGTCATGCACGACGGAAACTTGAAGCGCCTGTTCGGTGTCGACCGAAAAATTCTTGATCTGACATATGATGAACTCAAACAATACCGGTTCGGCGGCACCGATGAGCACATTCCGCTGTTGTCCGAAGTGCTTGAAGTCCTCGGCGGCGTTCCGATTATCTGTGAGATCAAACCCTATTCGGGCAACCGTTGCCCCGAGCTCTGCGAAAAGACCTGCGCTTTCTTTGACAACTATCAGGGCGACTGGTGCATAGAATCCTTCAGCCCGTTTCTCGTTCAATGGTTTCGCAAGAACCGTCCCGACGTCATCCGGGGACAGCTCTCTGCCGGCATGCTGATTTTTAAAGGCCTAAACGCCTTCAGCCTCTTCGGTCTTCGCCATCTGTTGATCAATGTCTTATCCCGCCCCGATTTTATCGCCTATCGGTTTATTGACCTTTCACCTTTGGGTTTCCGGCTCTGCCGTCTATTTTATAAACCTTTTATGGTCGGCTGGACAGCCCGCGGGGACAAACAATTCGCCCAGGCGCAAAAGAATTTTGATACTATTATTTTTGAAACCTATGAAAGGGAACTCGGAATTGACGAATGATATTTAAAACGCAGCGTTTTAATTGTCATCCTGCACGCGGTCGAAGGATCTCGGACCGATCAAAGCAATCGGCAGCAATTTAAAATTTCATCTTCACTCAATCGAAAGGAGTGGACATATGCCTGATCTCCAAAATGCCGCATTTTTTAAACTCAGTTACGGCCTCTATTTGTTAAGTTCCGGAAACGGCCAGAAACAAAACGGCAGCATCAACAATACGGTCATTCAGATCACTGATACGCCGAAGCAGCTGGCCGTCACGGTCAACAAAAACTCTCTGACCCATGAGCTGATCGCCGAAACGGGTCTGTTCAACGTCTCGGTGCTCACGACCGACGCCCCGTTTGAACTTTACAAGCGTTTCGGTTATCAAAGCGGCCGCACCGCCGATAAATTCGCCGGTTTTCCCGAAGTCGAGCGCTCGGAAAACGGATTGCTCTATCTGACCAAATACGCCAACGCCCTGCTCTCGGGCAAGGTCACCTTCTCCAAGGACCTCGGCACCCACACCCTGTTTGTCGCCGACACCACCGATGCGCGGATTCTCTCGGACGGCGAATCGGTCACATATCAATATTATTTCGACCATATCAAGCCCAAACCGGAAGCGGCAAATAGGAAAAAGGGCTATGTCTGCAAAATCTGCGGCTGGATTTATGAGGGCGATCCTCTGCCGCCGGACATCATCTGCCCCATTTGCGGCCACGGCGCCGCCGATTTTGAACCCTTGCAATAAACCAACCCATAGGGGCGTCACGGGCTGCAGCCCGCCGTGGCGCCCGCCTTGTAATCGCCATGTAGGGCGCGGCTTCCCAGTCCCCATCACATGGATTGCGCGCCGCCCCTACGGTATATAAATCCCGCCGCGCGGTACCTTTCTTCTTCCCTATTCACTCTTCACTCTTCACTTTTATTTATTACCCAATTCCCCCTCGGGTCGTCGGGGACGCCGACCCCTACGGAACGATTTTACGCTGTTTCCACAGAGAGTCAAAAATAGATTAACCCTTTTAAATAACGGAGGTTTTTTCATGACAAGACGGGACCGCCTGATGGCGACATTGCGGGGAGAAAAGACCGACCGCCCGCCGGTTTGTTTTTATGAACTCAACGGCATAGACGAAGATATTCACAACCCCGATCCCTTCAATATCTATAACGACCCGTCATGGCGGCCGCTTTTAGAGTTGGCCCGGGACAGAACGGACCGGATCGCCATGAGAACGGTGGCGTTTCATCATGAGCCAAACGCCGTCGATCAGCTGACAAGCACAAAGATCTATTACGATGAGAACGGCAGCCGCCACAATATTACCGAAATAAAAGCCGGGGACAGGGTGCTTCGGCAGCACACACGGCGTGATAAAGACATCAATACGGTCTGGGCTTTAGAGCATTTTGTCAAGGACGAGGACGACCTTCGCGCATGGATCGATCTGCCGCACGACGGCAATGTGGGAATCCCGGACTGCCGTCCGGTGCTTGAGGCGGAAAAAGTCC
This genomic interval from Oscillospiraceae bacterium contains the following:
- a CDS encoding glycerophosphodiester phosphodiesterase family protein; this translates as MPVLLKILIILLAVGLFLFVLVLYMIAPNKKRDCSKFRGRKYAHRGLHGDGIPENSLSAFKAAKEANLGVELDVQFTKDKQIVVMHDGNLKRLFGVDRKILDLTYDELKQYRFGGTDEHIPLLSEVLEVLGGVPIICEIKPYSGNRCPELCEKTCAFFDNYQGDWCIESFSPFLVQWFRKNRPDVIRGQLSAGMLIFKGLNAFSLFGLRHLLINVLSRPDFIAYRFIDLSPLGFRLCRLFYKPFMVGWTARGDKQFAQAQKNFDTIIFETYERELGIDE
- a CDS encoding flavin reductase, encoding MPDLQNAAFFKLSYGLYLLSSGNGQKQNGSINNTVIQITDTPKQLAVTVNKNSLTHELIAETGLFNVSVLTTDAPFELYKRFGYQSGRTADKFAGFPEVERSENGLLYLTKYANALLSGKVTFSKDLGTHTLFVADTTDARILSDGESVTYQYYFDHIKPKPEAANRKKGYVCKICGWIYEGDPLPPDIICPICGHGAADFEPLQ